In Aquiflexum balticum DSM 16537, a single genomic region encodes these proteins:
- a CDS encoding electron transfer flavoprotein subunit beta/FixA family protein has translation MKILVCITHVPDTTSKIQFTDSNTKFDKTGVQFIIGPYDDYALARAVELKEQLGASLTVLNVGEAETEPTLRKALAIGADDAIRINAFPKDSLFVANQIAGIAKSNGYDLILMGRESIDFNGGMVHGMVGEMLGIPSVSPVMKLEIEGENVKMAREIEGGKEYLEAKLPLIAGCQEPIAEWKIPNMRGIMSARTKPLQVIEPTVDGANTKVTSYQLPPAKGSVKLVDKDNVAELVRLLKNEAKVL, from the coding sequence ATGAAGATTCTTGTTTGTATTACCCATGTACCGGATACCACATCCAAAATTCAGTTTACAGATAGCAATACCAAATTTGATAAAACCGGTGTTCAATTTATCATAGGACCTTACGATGATTATGCATTGGCCAGGGCAGTTGAACTCAAAGAGCAGCTGGGAGCAAGTCTTACTGTGCTGAATGTGGGAGAAGCAGAAACTGAACCCACATTGAGGAAAGCGCTCGCTATCGGTGCTGATGATGCCATCAGAATAAATGCCTTTCCAAAAGATTCCCTTTTTGTGGCCAATCAGATAGCAGGCATTGCAAAATCAAATGGTTATGATCTGATTTTGATGGGCAGGGAATCAATAGATTTCAATGGTGGTATGGTCCATGGCATGGTCGGAGAGATGCTGGGGATTCCATCCGTTTCTCCTGTGATGAAATTGGAGATTGAGGGGGAAAACGTGAAAATGGCAAGGGAAATTGAAGGTGGAAAAGAATATCTGGAAGCAAAACTGCCATTGATAGCAGGATGCCAGGAACCGATTGCAGAATGGAAAATACCGAATATGAGAGGAATTATGTCAGCAAGAACCAAACCTTTGCAGGTAATAGAACCAACCGTGGACGGCGCAAATACCAAAGTGACTTCCTATCAGTTGCCCCCCGCAAAAGGTTCTGTCAAACTTGTGGATAAAGACAATGTTGCGGAATTGGTGAGATTGTTGAAAAATGAAGCCAAAGTGCTTTAA
- the dnaB gene encoding replicative DNA helicase: protein MTDNKSIGKDRIVGKRKPDLGSPMGMGKLPPQAIDLEEAVLGALMLEKDALTAVVDILKPESFYKEAHKVIFSAILDLFSDSQPIDLLTVTNQLRKKGQLEMAGGAFFITELTSKVSSASNIEYHARIITEQSMKREIISISSEIQREAFEDTTDVFELLDKMEQSLFEISEKNIRKNYSDMRSILKEAIVELESKKGQKDGLTGVPSGFTALDRVTSGWQKSDLVIIAARPAMGKTAFVLSVLRNAAVDHNRPVAIFSLEMSSIQLVNRLISSEAELDSDKIKKGNLADYEWEQLVHKTGKLSKAPLFVDDTPALSILELRAKCRKLKAQHDIQLIVIDYLQLMSGDSKSGGGGNREQEIASISRALKKIAKELSVPVIALSQLSRAVETRGGDKRPQLSDLRESGAIEQDADMVMFLYRPEYYGITEDEDGASTAGVGEVIIAKHRNGSLDNVKLRFIGKYTKFTDLEVNIPYKSQDPLYGHKFPSGAGGQNFDSSNMIRVQSKANGGDYDEPFPGGLGSNKPAPF from the coding sequence ATGACGGACAATAAATCTATAGGAAAGGACAGAATAGTTGGAAAAAGAAAACCTGATTTGGGTAGCCCAATGGGCATGGGAAAATTACCTCCTCAGGCTATAGATTTAGAAGAAGCGGTGCTTGGTGCCCTGATGCTTGAAAAAGATGCCCTGACAGCTGTAGTGGATATTTTGAAACCGGAGAGCTTTTACAAGGAAGCCCATAAGGTGATTTTTTCAGCCATTCTCGACCTCTTTTCTGACAGTCAGCCCATCGATTTATTGACTGTCACCAATCAGCTGAGAAAGAAAGGACAGCTGGAAATGGCCGGTGGCGCATTTTTCATCACTGAACTTACTTCCAAAGTTTCCTCTGCTTCCAATATCGAATACCACGCCCGAATCATTACCGAGCAATCCATGAAGCGGGAAATTATTTCCATTTCATCTGAAATCCAAAGAGAGGCCTTTGAAGATACTACTGATGTTTTTGAGCTTTTGGATAAAATGGAGCAATCTCTTTTTGAAATTTCCGAAAAGAATATCAGGAAAAATTATTCTGATATGCGTTCGATTTTGAAGGAAGCCATTGTCGAATTGGAATCCAAAAAAGGACAGAAAGATGGACTTACGGGTGTTCCAAGTGGTTTTACTGCGCTGGACAGAGTTACCTCAGGCTGGCAAAAATCAGATTTGGTGATTATAGCAGCCAGACCTGCCATGGGTAAGACGGCATTTGTGTTATCCGTATTAAGAAATGCTGCAGTGGACCACAACCGACCGGTGGCCATTTTTTCTTTGGAAATGTCTTCTATCCAGCTGGTCAATCGTCTGATTTCTTCAGAGGCTGAGCTGGATTCAGATAAAATCAAAAAAGGAAATCTTGCCGATTATGAATGGGAGCAACTTGTCCATAAGACCGGTAAACTATCCAAAGCTCCTTTATTCGTAGATGATACTCCTGCACTTTCAATTTTGGAATTGAGGGCAAAATGCAGAAAGCTAAAAGCCCAGCATGATATTCAGTTGATTGTGATTGATTACTTGCAGTTGATGTCGGGTGACTCCAAATCAGGAGGAGGCGGTAACAGGGAACAGGAGATTGCAAGTATTTCCAGAGCTTTGAAGAAGATTGCCAAGGAATTGAGTGTTCCGGTGATAGCGCTTTCTCAGCTTTCGCGGGCGGTAGAAACCAGGGGCGGCGATAAAAGGCCGCAGCTTTCTGATTTGAGGGAATCGGGTGCCATCGAGCAGGATGCAGATATGGTCATGTTCCTGTACCGTCCCGAATATTACGGCATCACAGAAGATGAGGACGGCGCATCCACAGCCGGAGTGGGAGAAGTAATCATAGCCAAACATAGAAATGGATCCTTGGACAATGTCAAACTCAGATTTATCGGCAAATACACCAAGTTCACGGATTTGGAAGTGAATATTCCCTACAAATCACAGGACCCACTCTATGGGCACAAGTTTCCAAGTGGAGCAGGAGGTCAGAATTTTGATTCAAGCAATATGATCCGGGTGCAGAGCAAAGCCAATGGAGGTGATTATGATGAGCCCTTCCCAGGTGGTTTGGGGAGTAATAAGCCGGCGCCTTTTTGA
- a CDS encoding peptidylprolyl isomerase → MSKAEIQTEKGTMKVEFYDNDAPKAVENFKALSKKGFYNGLTFHRVIPNFVIQGGCPNGTGTGGPGYKIDCELDGENQYHDRGVLSMAHAGRNTGGSQFFICHSRDNTSHLDRRHTCFGKVVEGLEVIDQIRQGDKIEKIVILED, encoded by the coding sequence ATGAGCAAAGCAGAGATACAAACCGAAAAAGGCACCATGAAAGTGGAGTTCTATGATAATGATGCCCCAAAGGCTGTTGAAAACTTTAAGGCACTTTCAAAAAAAGGGTTCTATAATGGATTGACTTTTCATAGAGTTATCCCAAATTTCGTCATTCAGGGTGGTTGTCCAAACGGGACTGGCACCGGAGGTCCCGGATATAAGATTGATTGCGAATTGGACGGCGAAAATCAATACCATGACCGTGGAGTACTTTCGATGGCCCATGCCGGCAGAAATACAGGTGGATCTCAATTCTTTATTTGCCATAGCAGAGACAATACAAGTCATCTGGACAGGAGACATACCTGTTTTGGTAAAGTAGTGGAAGGTCTTGAGGTTATAGATCAGATCCGTCAGGGAGATAAAATCGAAAAAATAGTAATACTTGAAGATTGA
- a CDS encoding electron transfer flavoprotein subunit alpha/FixB family protein, which translates to MSVLVYIEHAEGSVKKTSLEAVSYGKALSEKLSAGEVVAVALGTISSSELAKAGHAGAGRVIHVNDGKLSDGVIQAHAEAVAQIFDKVGAKTLVLAKSSLGDAVAARLAVKLNAALVSNVVELPETGSGYTVRRSIYTGKAFAETVVTAENKILAVKKNAVDLKTDGPEAKVEEIALTIPEDNFATKITSTDKATGEVLLPEADIVVSGGRGMKGPENWGMIEDLAKELGAATGCSKPVSDIGWRPHHEHVGQTGVKVAPTLYVAVGISGAIQHLAGVNSSKYIVVINKDPEAPFFKAADYGIVGDAFEILPKLTEAIKAQK; encoded by the coding sequence ATGTCAGTATTAGTATATATAGAACACGCGGAAGGTTCAGTCAAAAAAACGAGTTTGGAGGCTGTTTCTTACGGGAAAGCCTTGTCCGAAAAACTATCAGCGGGAGAAGTAGTCGCTGTCGCATTGGGAACAATTTCTTCAAGTGAATTGGCCAAAGCAGGACATGCCGGTGCCGGCAGAGTAATTCATGTCAATGATGGGAAGCTGAGTGATGGAGTCATTCAGGCGCATGCCGAAGCGGTTGCCCAAATTTTTGATAAGGTCGGAGCCAAGACTTTGGTGTTGGCAAAATCATCTTTAGGAGATGCCGTAGCTGCCCGGTTGGCTGTGAAGTTAAATGCAGCTTTGGTTTCCAATGTTGTGGAATTACCGGAGACAGGTTCCGGATACACCGTCAGAAGAAGTATCTATACAGGGAAGGCTTTTGCGGAAACAGTAGTCACTGCAGAGAATAAAATTCTTGCTGTGAAAAAAAACGCGGTGGATCTGAAAACCGATGGACCCGAGGCAAAAGTGGAAGAAATTGCCTTGACAATTCCGGAAGATAATTTTGCTACAAAAATCACTTCAACCGATAAAGCTACAGGAGAGGTATTATTGCCAGAAGCAGATATTGTTGTATCCGGTGGCAGAGGTATGAAGGGGCCTGAAAACTGGGGAATGATTGAGGATTTGGCGAAAGAACTCGGGGCAGCAACGGGCTGTTCTAAGCCGGTATCGGATATTGGCTGGAGACCACATCATGAGCATGTTGGACAGACAGGAGTAAAAGTTGCCCCAACTTTATATGTTGCAGTTGGAATTTCGGGTGCTATTCAACATCTTGCGGGTGTGAATTCTTCAAAATACATCGTGGTAATCAACAAAGATCCCGAAGCGCCGTTCTTTAAAGCAGCTGATTATGGGATTGTTGGAGATGCTTTTGAAATTTTACCAAAGTTAACTGAAGCTATAAAAGCCCAAAAATAA
- a CDS encoding NupC/NupG family nucleoside CNT transporter has protein sequence MDYFRGLVGIVVLILVAFIFSSNKRQVDWRLVGIGVILQALFGFLITKVEFVARIFATVSRAFVKFLSFSADGATFIFGDLATDSFGFIFAFQVLPTIIFFSTVSAGLYYLGVLQKVVFGIAWVMARTMRLSGPESLSAAGNIFLGQTEAPLLVRPFIPTMSRSELMCLMTGGMATIAGGVLAGYVAFLGGDSLAEQSRFAAYLLGASIMNAPAAIVMSKIMIPETDKEITNDKLEVSGENMGVNLIDAMSIGASEGLKLALNVGGMLLAFIAVIAALNYILSGLIGEYSGLNTWVISSTGGQFSGFSLEYILGQVFRIFAWIIGVDWSETLQVGSLLGQKTVINEFVAYLSLADMKSADALSPKSIVIATYALCGFSNFSSIAIQVGGIGSIAPNQQGNLSKLGMKALMAATLACLMTATIAGALF, from the coding sequence ATGGATTATTTCAGAGGATTGGTAGGTATTGTAGTTTTGATTTTGGTGGCATTTATTTTTTCATCCAATAAGAGACAGGTTGATTGGAGATTGGTAGGCATAGGTGTGATTTTGCAGGCTTTGTTTGGTTTTTTAATTACCAAAGTAGAGTTTGTTGCCAGAATATTTGCCACAGTGAGCAGGGCTTTTGTGAAATTCCTGAGTTTTTCTGCTGACGGTGCCACCTTCATTTTTGGTGACTTGGCCACAGATTCATTTGGATTTATTTTCGCATTTCAGGTACTGCCAACTATTATATTTTTCTCTACTGTATCGGCGGGATTATATTATTTGGGGGTTTTGCAGAAAGTGGTTTTTGGCATTGCATGGGTAATGGCAAGAACAATGAGACTTTCGGGACCAGAAAGCCTTTCAGCTGCGGGAAATATATTTCTTGGCCAGACAGAGGCCCCCTTATTGGTCAGGCCTTTTATTCCTACCATGTCCAGATCAGAGTTAATGTGTTTGATGACAGGTGGAATGGCCACAATTGCCGGAGGTGTTTTGGCCGGATATGTGGCTTTTCTTGGTGGGGATAGCCTGGCCGAGCAAAGCAGGTTTGCGGCCTATCTGCTTGGAGCAAGTATCATGAACGCCCCTGCTGCCATAGTGATGTCCAAAATTATGATCCCGGAGACAGATAAGGAAATAACCAATGACAAGTTGGAAGTCAGTGGGGAAAATATGGGCGTTAATCTGATTGATGCCATGTCAATAGGAGCCTCGGAAGGCTTAAAACTAGCGCTGAATGTGGGCGGGATGCTGCTTGCTTTTATAGCGGTAATTGCTGCTTTGAATTATATCCTTTCGGGTCTGATAGGGGAATATTCCGGTCTGAATACGTGGGTGATTTCATCTACAGGAGGACAGTTTTCAGGATTTTCGTTGGAATATATTCTCGGGCAGGTTTTTAGGATATTTGCTTGGATTATCGGCGTGGATTGGAGCGAAACCCTACAAGTCGGGTCTTTGTTAGGACAAAAAACAGTTATCAACGAATTTGTTGCTTATTTGAGTCTTGCAGATATGAAGTCTGCCGATGCTCTTTCCCCTAAATCGATTGTAATTGCCACTTATGCTCTATGTGGATTTTCTAATTTCAGTTCTATCGCCATACAAGTAGGAGGAATCGGCAGCATAGCACCAAATCAGCAGGGGAACCTATCGAAGTTGGGAATGAAAGCTTTGATGGCAGCCACCTTGGCATGTCTGATGACAGCGACAATAGCAGGGGCTTTGTTTTGA
- a CDS encoding tetratricopeptide repeat protein, whose product MSKLSRIEMLKSFAEQDPTNPFNWYALALEHQESDPDLAKFYFNKLLMEHKVYLPTYYHAAGFFASEGDIDKAKEIFESGIRLAEEQNNDKTLKELKNSYQNFLFENDID is encoded by the coding sequence ATGAGCAAATTGTCACGTATCGAAATGCTGAAATCTTTTGCCGAACAAGATCCGACTAATCCTTTTAATTGGTACGCCTTGGCCTTGGAGCACCAGGAAAGTGATCCGGACCTGGCAAAATTCTACTTCAATAAACTCCTTATGGAGCATAAGGTTTACTTACCCACCTATTATCATGCTGCCGGTTTTTTTGCATCTGAGGGCGATATAGATAAAGCCAAAGAAATTTTTGAAAGCGGCATCAGACTCGCCGAGGAACAAAACAATGACAAAACCCTTAAAGAATTAAAGAACAGCTATCAGAATTTCCTGTTTGAAAATGACATCGATTAA
- a CDS encoding bifunctional nuclease family protein, with the protein MDQTIQLEILGLSSNHSQSGSFTLVMGEVGGSRRLPIVIGMFEAQAIAIEIEKIIPNRPMTHDLFKSFASNFNFSIDHILISDMREGVFYAKIVCKNASKTVEIDARPSDAIAIAVRFDAQIYCVSKVMSEAAIEFNEDDERKEHQKQVKPGRTSGSTSKVSDSLKDFSLDKLNQMLDKAINNEDYERAARIRDEINRRN; encoded by the coding sequence GTGGACCAAACTATTCAATTAGAGATTTTAGGATTATCGTCAAACCATTCCCAATCAGGGTCATTTACCTTGGTAATGGGTGAAGTAGGGGGTAGCAGAAGACTTCCTATCGTCATTGGTATGTTTGAAGCACAAGCTATTGCCATAGAGATAGAAAAGATTATTCCCAATCGTCCGATGACGCATGACTTATTCAAATCTTTTGCTTCAAACTTCAATTTCTCTATTGATCATATTTTGATTTCAGATATGAGAGAAGGTGTGTTTTATGCTAAAATAGTCTGTAAAAATGCTTCTAAGACAGTAGAGATTGATGCAAGACCCTCAGATGCCATTGCAATCGCCGTAAGATTTGATGCCCAGATATATTGTGTATCTAAAGTCATGTCAGAGGCAGCCATTGAATTTAATGAAGATGACGAAAGGAAAGAGCATCAAAAGCAGGTGAAGCCAGGCCGGACATCGGGATCAACTTCGAAAGTTTCAGACTCACTCAAAGATTTTAGTCTGGACAAACTCAATCAGATGCTGGATAAGGCTATCAATAACGAAGATTATGAAAGGGCCGCTAGAATCAGGGATGAAATCAACAGAAGAAACTGA